In Verrucomicrobiia bacterium, one DNA window encodes the following:
- a CDS encoding VWA domain-containing protein, translated as MNTSFQFQFPWVLALLALLPVYAFLRGRAGKLSALVFSSADIARAAGATARAAVGRLFLFLRLLTAALLIVALAGPRFANDRTETHTSGVDIMLVLDLSWSMIALDMGKPVERISRFDIASQVMEDFIRKRPNDRIGLIAFSAVPYLASPLTLNHDWLVENLQRLHVGTIKELGTAIGDATAAAAKRLQAQKEAKSRIIILLTDGDNNRGEIDPVPAAQLAAALGAKVYTIGIGIDQPCQLPRFDPNTGKLLLDPAGNVVPTMTIQPANYDVLGKMAALSGARFYRATNRRELQSIYNDIDRLEKTEVKLRRFTTYTPLFQWPLLAALGLLALELVLINTRYRRVP; from the coding sequence ATGAACACCAGCTTCCAGTTTCAATTTCCCTGGGTGCTGGCGCTCCTCGCGCTCCTGCCGGTTTATGCGTTTCTGCGGGGGCGCGCTGGCAAGCTGTCCGCTCTGGTGTTTTCGAGTGCGGACATCGCCCGCGCCGCCGGGGCCACGGCACGGGCGGCCGTCGGACGGCTGTTTCTGTTCCTGCGGCTGCTTACCGCAGCGCTGCTCATAGTCGCCCTGGCCGGTCCGCGCTTTGCCAATGACCGCACCGAGACGCACACCAGCGGCGTGGACATCATGCTCGTGCTCGACCTCTCGTGGTCCATGATTGCGCTGGACATGGGCAAGCCCGTGGAGCGGATCTCGCGGTTCGACATTGCATCGCAGGTCATGGAGGACTTCATCCGCAAGCGGCCGAATGACCGCATTGGGCTCATCGCCTTTTCCGCCGTGCCGTATCTCGCCAGTCCGCTCACGTTGAATCACGACTGGCTGGTCGAGAACCTGCAACGCCTGCACGTCGGCACCATCAAGGAGCTGGGCACCGCCATCGGCGACGCGACGGCGGCCGCGGCAAAACGGCTGCAGGCGCAGAAGGAGGCCAAGAGCCGCATCATCATTCTACTGACCGACGGCGACAACAATCGCGGCGAGATTGATCCCGTGCCCGCCGCGCAGCTGGCCGCCGCGCTGGGCGCGAAGGTTTACACCATCGGCATCGGCATCGATCAGCCGTGCCAGCTGCCGCGGTTCGACCCAAACACCGGCAAGCTGCTGCTCGACCCGGCGGGCAACGTCGTGCCGACCATGACCATCCAGCCGGCGAATTACGACGTGCTCGGCAAAATGGCGGCGCTGTCGGGCGCGCGGTTTTACCGCGCCACGAACCGCCGTGAGTTGCAGAGCATCTACAATGACATTGACCGGCTGGAGAAAACCGAGGTGAAGCTGCGCCGTTTCACGACCTACACGCCGTTGTTCCAGTGGCCGTTGCTGGCCGCACTCGGGCTGCTGGCGCTGGAACTGGTGCTGATCAACACACGTTATCGGAGGGTGCCGTGA
- a CDS encoding tyrosine recombinase encodes MQALVEDFLVYLRHERGQAEHTQRTYAALLGKFVAWAETQGLTDWRQVELKHLTAFLQHERARPLAGEPKESTQRLSSESVYLEIAALRAFYRFAENEKLLPLNAAENLALPRRWKRLPKALTDAEINRLLQPESPETPATLCDQAVLELAYASGLRLAELRGLRLEQLHLEAGFISVIGKGNKERVVPVGQTAVAALHRYLAAGRPKLVTARSPANVFLTQRGSPFAAVTLWKRIKDRVRRSGVARNVTPHMLRHSFATHLLEHGADLRVIQEMLGHATISTTQIYTHVSGNRLREVHRRFHPRA; translated from the coding sequence GTGCAGGCTCTCGTCGAAGATTTCCTGGTTTATCTGCGCCATGAACGCGGGCAGGCGGAGCACACGCAGCGCACTTACGCGGCGTTGCTGGGCAAATTCGTGGCCTGGGCGGAAACGCAAGGGCTGACGGACTGGCGTCAGGTCGAGTTGAAGCATCTCACAGCGTTTTTGCAACACGAGCGCGCGCGCCCGCTGGCCGGCGAACCCAAGGAATCCACGCAGCGCCTCAGCAGTGAAAGCGTTTACCTGGAAATTGCGGCGCTCCGGGCGTTTTACCGCTTTGCCGAAAACGAAAAGCTGTTGCCGTTGAATGCCGCCGAGAATCTTGCGCTCCCCCGCCGCTGGAAACGGCTTCCCAAGGCGCTGACGGACGCCGAGATCAACCGGCTTTTGCAGCCCGAATCGCCCGAGACGCCGGCTACGTTGTGCGATCAGGCGGTGCTCGAACTGGCGTATGCGTCAGGCCTGCGGCTGGCCGAGTTGCGCGGTTTGCGGCTGGAGCAATTGCACCTGGAGGCCGGCTTCATCAGCGTCATTGGCAAGGGGAACAAGGAACGCGTGGTGCCGGTGGGTCAAACCGCCGTGGCCGCGTTGCATCGCTATTTGGCCGCCGGCCGGCCGAAGCTGGTGACGGCCCGTTCGCCTGCCAATGTCTTCCTTACGCAGCGCGGTTCACCCTTCGCCGCCGTTACGCTCTGGAAGCGCATCAAGGACCGCGTCCGGCGCTCCGGCGTGGCCCGCAACGTCACGCCGCACATGCTGCGGCACAGTTTCGCGACGCATTTGCTCGAACACGGCGCGGACTTGCGTGTGATTCAAGAAATGCTCGGGCACGCCACGATCAGCACGACGCAGATTTACACTCACGTTAGCGGAAACCGCCTGCGCGAGGTGCACCGGCGATTTCATCCGCGGGCTTAG
- a CDS encoding CDP-alcohol phosphatidyltransferase family protein → MKRHLPFALTTLRLLLGPVALTCALTGVDRRVFVPLLLAGTLSDIFDGVLARRFGVATPALRRYDSITDVIYYLFILACLWLRCRPVVLDNVAAIAAILLSEIAVIAVCVVKFGKYPATHSWLAKFYGLCLLGALMALLAFAAGRWAVLGLMTVALVTNLEIIVMHLLARQPPVDVKSIFCLRRMPAVPPAVRSRQVPQHRPP, encoded by the coding sequence GTGAAGCGGCACCTGCCTTTTGCCCTGACCACGTTGCGCCTGCTGCTGGGGCCGGTTGCCCTCACTTGCGCGCTGACCGGCGTGGACCGGCGGGTGTTTGTTCCGCTCCTCCTTGCCGGCACGCTTTCGGACATTTTCGACGGCGTCCTCGCGCGTCGTTTTGGCGTGGCCACGCCGGCGTTGCGCCGCTACGACAGCATCACCGACGTCATCTATTATCTCTTCATCCTGGCCTGTCTTTGGCTGCGTTGCCGGCCGGTCGTGCTGGATAATGTGGCGGCGATCGCGGCGATCCTGCTTTCCGAAATCGCCGTCATCGCGGTCTGCGTCGTGAAGTTTGGCAAGTATCCGGCCACGCATTCATGGCTGGCAAAATTCTACGGGCTGTGCCTGCTTGGCGCCCTGATGGCCTTGCTGGCGTTTGCCGCCGGGCGCTGGGCGGTGCTGGGCTTGATGACCGTGGCGCTGGTCACCAACCTGGAAATCATCGTCATGCATCTGCTCGCCCGGCAACCTCCGGTGGATGTGAAGAGCATCTTCTGCCTGCGGCGCATGCCTGCCGTCCCGCCGGCCGTGCGTTCACGACAGGTGCCGCAGCATCGTCCGCCTTGA
- a CDS encoding DUF58 domain-containing protein, which yields MNLSELLATVRRVEVRTNRLVNDTMVGAYLSHFKGRGMDFEELREYIPGDDVRDIDWNVTYRMGRPFVKRYREERELAVVLAVDISASSAFGSLRRTKREFATEIAATLALSASRSSDKVALLLFTDEVELYLPPRKGRRHILRVLREMLAFEPKRKGTNIPAALNFVNHVIKRRSIVFLMTDFLHSFGAPNSDSARAKSHSNEPTPGPSREGSSSPSAATFGVPLLGGVRDGFPTAANRDVLQELGLTNARHDLVCLHLHDPRESTLPGAGLLTIEDAETGELLELDSSRAAVREKFVQVNSGRLAELDRALNRAGVETLRFTTATDFAPTLQRFFETRRGRRRG from the coding sequence ATGAACCTCTCTGAACTCCTCGCCACTGTCCGCCGCGTTGAAGTGCGCACGAACCGGCTCGTGAACGACACGATGGTCGGCGCCTACCTCAGCCATTTCAAGGGCCGCGGCATGGACTTCGAGGAGCTCCGCGAATACATTCCCGGCGACGACGTGCGGGACATTGATTGGAACGTCACCTACCGCATGGGCCGCCCGTTCGTGAAGCGCTACCGCGAGGAACGCGAACTCGCCGTCGTGCTCGCCGTGGACATCTCGGCATCATCCGCCTTCGGCTCGCTGCGCCGGACGAAGCGCGAATTCGCCACCGAAATTGCCGCCACGCTCGCCCTCTCCGCCTCGCGCAGCAGCGACAAGGTGGCGTTGCTGCTGTTCACCGATGAAGTCGAACTTTACCTCCCGCCGCGCAAAGGTCGTCGTCACATCCTGCGCGTGCTCCGCGAAATGCTCGCGTTCGAACCGAAGCGCAAGGGAACAAACATCCCCGCCGCGCTGAATTTCGTGAACCACGTCATCAAGCGCCGCTCGATTGTTTTTCTGATGACGGATTTTCTGCACAGCTTCGGAGCGCCGAACTCCGATTCGGCGAGAGCGAAGAGTCACTCAAACGAACCCACCCCCGGCCCCTCCAGGGAGGGGAGCAGTTCACCGAGCGCGGCCACTTTCGGAGTTCCCCTCCTGGGAGGGGTCAGGGATGGGTTTCCCACGGCTGCCAACCGCGACGTCCTCCAAGAACTCGGCCTGACCAATGCCCGTCACGATCTCGTCTGCCTGCATCTGCATGATCCGCGCGAGAGCACGCTGCCGGGCGCGGGTCTGCTGACGATTGAAGATGCGGAAACTGGCGAGCTGCTCGAACTCGATTCCAGCCGTGCGGCCGTGCGGGAAAAGTTTGTCCAGGTCAACTCCGGGCGTCTGGCGGAACTCGACCGGGCCTTGAATCGCGCCGGCGTCGAAACGCTGCGCTTCACCACGGCCACGGACTTTGCGCCCACGCTGCAGCGCTTCTTTGAAACCCGACGCGGAAGGAGGCGCGGGTGA
- a CDS encoding RidA family protein, with amino-acid sequence MATKSIIKPAKSPAAVGPYNHAVRTGDLLFSAGQIPLDPATGELVPGDIKVQTERVLQNVKAILEDQKLTFANVVKSTVFLTNLADFAGMNEIYAKYFTSDFPARSTIQVAALPKGASVEIEIIAHF; translated from the coding sequence ATGGCAACCAAATCCATCATCAAACCCGCGAAATCACCGGCTGCGGTCGGTCCTTACAATCACGCCGTGCGCACCGGCGACCTGCTGTTCAGTGCCGGGCAGATTCCCCTCGATCCGGCCACGGGCGAACTCGTGCCGGGCGACATCAAGGTGCAGACCGAACGGGTGTTGCAGAACGTGAAGGCGATTTTGGAGGATCAGAAGCTCACGTTTGCCAACGTGGTGAAGAGCACGGTGTTTCTCACCAACCTCGCCGACTTTGCCGGGATGAACGAAATCTACGCGAAGTATTTCACCAGCGATTTCCCGGCGCGCTCCACCATCCAGGTGGCGGCATTGCCCAAGGGCGCCAGCGTGGAGATCGAGATCATCGCGCATTTTTAA
- a CDS encoding ABC-F family ATP-binding cassette domain-containing protein, protein MVTLSEVSKSYGEKMLYTGATLTLTRGDRVGLVGPNGAGKTTLFNLILGREEADEGKVIVERNTRIGYLPQESAPVGDEAVIELATAVSEEYVRLRKQVIAIEAGHHDHVDWNDDVHSRFNDLGGFQLEAKAKQILKGLGFRDKDFDRPARQLSGGWVMRAHLARLLVWEPDVLMLDEPTNHLDLETVLWFQEYLYHYPGAILVISHDREFLNFLVDSIVELRMSRLFRYRGNYDSFLEQREANEAQLLAAYKNQQREIARLQEFADRFRAKNSKASQAQAKLKQIERMDKIEAPTGPEATVDFSFPQPERSGQKVAVMKGIHHAYGENVIYRGVDFQAERGQRIVFVGPNGAGKSTLLKLIAGVLPVQQGERDPGYNVKVGYFSQYRGDTLRGDLTVLEEALDTPQRVTETFVRSVLGCFLFRGDDVFKKVSVLSGGEKSRLALVKLLLDPPNLLLLDEPTTHLDLSSVDALLGALEEYTGTIIFISHDVYFIKQLANHVVHVNAGTLTHYGGGYQYYLDKTAATDARVALTAGASPSRTTSSAREVRPASEPALDRKAQKRLEAEQRNARSRERKAQQQIVHHLEKQIQELEKRQAEITAELEKPETYEKGGSATQLNREMSHNEEELLRLNSEWEAAASKLTELEA, encoded by the coding sequence ATGGTCACCCTTTCCGAAGTCTCCAAATCCTACGGCGAGAAGATGCTCTACACCGGGGCGACGCTCACGCTGACGCGCGGCGACCGCGTGGGGCTCGTCGGGCCGAACGGCGCAGGCAAAACCACGTTGTTTAATCTCATCCTTGGGCGCGAGGAAGCCGACGAGGGCAAGGTCATCGTCGAGCGCAACACGCGCATCGGCTATTTGCCGCAGGAAAGCGCGCCCGTCGGCGACGAGGCCGTGATTGAACTCGCCACCGCCGTCTCCGAGGAATACGTCCGCCTGCGCAAGCAGGTCATCGCCATCGAAGCTGGTCACCACGACCACGTGGATTGGAACGACGACGTGCACAGCCGCTTCAACGACCTTGGCGGCTTCCAGCTCGAAGCCAAGGCCAAGCAGATCCTCAAGGGCCTCGGCTTTCGCGACAAGGATTTCGACCGGCCCGCGCGCCAGCTCAGCGGCGGCTGGGTGATGCGCGCGCACCTCGCCCGCCTGCTCGTCTGGGAGCCCGACGTGCTCATGCTCGACGAGCCCACGAACCATCTCGACCTCGAGACCGTCCTCTGGTTTCAGGAATACCTTTACCATTATCCCGGTGCGATCCTCGTCATCTCGCATGATCGCGAGTTCCTGAACTTCCTCGTGGACAGTATTGTCGAGCTGCGCATGAGCCGCCTGTTCCGTTACCGCGGCAACTACGATTCGTTCCTCGAACAACGCGAAGCCAACGAAGCGCAACTGCTTGCCGCCTACAAGAACCAGCAGCGTGAGATCGCGCGATTGCAGGAGTTTGCCGACCGCTTCCGCGCCAAGAACAGCAAGGCCTCACAGGCGCAGGCCAAGTTGAAGCAGATTGAGCGCATGGACAAAATCGAGGCGCCGACCGGCCCCGAGGCGACCGTGGATTTCAGCTTCCCGCAGCCCGAGCGCAGCGGGCAGAAGGTTGCAGTAATGAAGGGCATTCACCACGCCTACGGTGAGAACGTGATTTATCGCGGCGTGGATTTCCAGGCGGAACGCGGCCAGCGCATCGTGTTCGTCGGGCCGAACGGCGCGGGCAAGAGCACGTTGCTGAAGCTCATCGCCGGCGTGCTGCCCGTGCAACAGGGCGAACGCGATCCGGGCTACAACGTGAAGGTGGGTTACTTCTCACAATATCGTGGCGATACGCTGCGCGGCGATCTGACCGTGCTCGAAGAGGCGCTCGATACGCCGCAACGTGTCACCGAGACGTTCGTCCGCAGCGTGCTCGGCTGCTTCCTGTTCCGCGGCGATGATGTCTTCAAGAAGGTCAGCGTGTTGAGCGGTGGCGAAAAAAGCCGCCTCGCGCTCGTGAAGCTGCTGCTCGATCCACCGAACCTACTGCTCCTTGACGAGCCGACCACGCATCTCGATCTGTCGAGCGTGGACGCCTTGCTCGGTGCGCTGGAGGAATATACCGGCACGATCATCTTCATCAGCCACGATGTGTATTTCATCAAGCAGCTCGCGAATCACGTCGTCCATGTGAACGCCGGCACGCTGACTCATTACGGCGGTGGTTACCAATACTACCTCGACAAGACGGCGGCCACGGACGCCCGCGTTGCACTGACCGCTGGAGCATCGCCTTCGCGGACGACCAGCAGTGCTCGTGAAGTTCGGCCCGCCTCCGAACCCGCGCTGGATCGCAAAGCCCAAAAGCGTCTCGAAGCCGAGCAACGCAACGCCCGTTCCCGCGAGCGCAAAGCCCAGCAACAGATTGTTCACCACTTGGAGAAGCAGATTCAGGAGCTGGAGAAACGTCAGGCTGAAATCACCGCCGAGTTGGAAAAGCCCGAGACCTACGAGAAAGGCGGTTCCGCCACGCAGCTCAATCGCGAGATGAGCCATAATGAGGAAGAGTTGCTACGCCTCAATTCCGAATGGGAAGCCGCCGCCAGCAAATTGACTGAGCTGGAAGCGTGA
- the rplU gene encoding 50S ribosomal protein L21, whose protein sequence is MYAVLETGGKQYRVTNGDTLEIERLEIEAGKPVTFDRVLLVNNDGKVSVGAPTVTGATVVADVVAHKRGDKVVTFKMKRRKGYHKTIGHRQELTVVKITNINA, encoded by the coding sequence ATGTATGCTGTTTTAGAAACTGGTGGGAAGCAGTATCGCGTTACCAACGGCGATACGCTGGAAATCGAACGCCTTGAAATCGAGGCCGGCAAGCCGGTTACGTTCGACCGCGTGTTGCTTGTGAACAACGACGGCAAGGTGTCCGTGGGTGCGCCCACGGTGACCGGTGCCACGGTCGTGGCGGATGTCGTTGCCCACAAGCGTGGCGACAAGGTTGTCACCTTCAAAATGAAGCGCCGCAAGGGCTATCATAAAACCATCGGTCACCGCCAGGAGCTGACCGTGGTGAAGATCACCAACATCAACGCGTAA
- a CDS encoding DUF4160 domain-containing protein, with the protein MSPTIFRYRNYRFYFFSREEPRLHVHVISPDGEAKFWLEPAIELALNKGLGSTELNELQKIVEERENEIREHWQRHFGR; encoded by the coding sequence GTGAGTCCGACAATTTTCCGGTATCGTAATTACCGGTTTTATTTCTTCTCACGCGAGGAGCCGCGTCTGCACGTGCATGTAATTTCGCCGGACGGCGAGGCCAAGTTCTGGTTGGAGCCGGCGATTGAGCTGGCCTTGAACAAGGGCCTTGGCTCGACCGAACTGAACGAGTTGCAGAAAATTGTTGAGGAACGGGAAAATGAAATCCGCGAACATTGGCAGCGCCACTTCGGGCGTTGA
- the rpmA gene encoding 50S ribosomal protein L27, whose amino-acid sequence MAHKKGQGSTHNGRDSHSKRLGVKRYGGQVVSAGSIIVRQRGAKFVAGQNVGTGRDWTLFALVDGKVFFDQESRRVNIAPLAAAAAN is encoded by the coding sequence ATGGCACATAAAAAAGGTCAAGGCAGCACACACAACGGGCGCGACAGTCACAGCAAGCGTCTGGGCGTGAAGCGCTATGGCGGCCAGGTCGTCAGCGCGGGCAGCATCATTGTCCGTCAGCGCGGCGCCAAGTTCGTGGCCGGCCAGAACGTCGGCACGGGCCGCGACTGGACCCTGTTCGCCCTTGTGGATGGCAAGGTCTTCTTCGACCAGGAAAGCCGCCGCGTCAACATCGCGCCGCTCGCCGCCGCCGCCGCGAATTAA
- the mtnP gene encoding S-methyl-5'-thioadenosine phosphorylase: MKAAAQRIGIIGGTGLYQIDGFTQQKWVKVKTPFGPPSDDLLTGKIAGRDVVFLARHARGHRILPSELNHRANIWAMKSLGVSWIISVSAVGSLQAKLKPGDVVLVDQFLDRTKRSFEHTFFGRGIVAHIAFAHPVCEGLRALLLKSARACKARVHDGGTYVNMEGPAFSTRAESLANHEAGHSVIGMTNLGEAKCAREAEISYATMAMVTDYDCWNAAHDHVTVEMVIDCLHKNAATAKRILLDAIPRIPTEPNFKNHRALKNAIMTDRKLWPARTVAELRPLLAKYL; encoded by the coding sequence ATGAAAGCGGCAGCACAGCGCATCGGCATCATTGGCGGCACGGGCCTTTACCAAATTGACGGCTTCACCCAGCAGAAGTGGGTGAAGGTCAAAACGCCATTTGGCCCGCCCTCGGACGACCTGCTGACCGGGAAAATCGCCGGACGCGACGTGGTGTTTCTCGCGCGTCATGCCCGCGGTCATCGCATTCTGCCCAGCGAGCTGAATCACCGCGCCAACATCTGGGCGATGAAGAGCCTCGGTGTCTCGTGGATCATCAGCGTCAGCGCCGTCGGTTCGCTCCAGGCAAAACTCAAGCCCGGCGACGTCGTGCTCGTGGACCAATTCCTCGACCGCACCAAGCGCAGTTTCGAGCACACGTTCTTCGGGCGCGGCATCGTAGCGCACATCGCGTTTGCGCACCCGGTTTGCGAAGGGTTACGAGCGCTGCTCCTCAAGTCTGCCCGTGCCTGCAAGGCGCGCGTCCACGATGGCGGCACCTATGTGAACATGGAAGGTCCGGCCTTCAGCACCCGCGCCGAATCGCTCGCCAACCATGAAGCCGGTCACAGCGTCATCGGCATGACGAATCTCGGCGAAGCCAAGTGCGCCCGCGAGGCGGAGATTTCCTACGCCACCATGGCGATGGTGACGGACTATGATTGCTGGAACGCGGCGCACGATCACGTCACCGTGGAAATGGTCATCGACTGCCTGCACAAGAACGCCGCGACCGCCAAGCGGATCCTCCTCGACGCCATCCCGCGCATTCCCACGGAACCCAATTTCAAAAACCACCGCGCCTTGAAGAACGCCATCATGACCGACCGCAAGCTGTGGCCGGCGCGGACCGTGGCTGAACTGCGGCCGCTGTTGGCAAAGTATCTGTGA
- a CDS encoding VWA domain-containing protein, with product MNFADPHFAEPAWLWLAVLGPALVVVLQRYAARARQQQLARMAAPELVAALTRSHSPGRRRLKDIMLALAVGGIGLALSRPQWGEAHLGETQLLGDDVVFVLDCSRSMLAADVAPNRLQRAKLAILDFVQQRGQGRVGLVAFAGQAFLQCPLTLDYDAFRDALMAMDDRTIPVAGTDVGRALDEAFRAMDKEDRSKLVILITDGEDLEKSGVKMAEDLAKKGVLVFTIGVGTPAGAEIQVLNDRGQPTLLRDPQGNVVRSRLDEATLRAIANATHGAYHPLGPLGEDLARVRAALENRIVAGEATALRKHGVDRFHLPIAAVLLLVVAESLMGTRRRT from the coding sequence GTGAACTTTGCCGATCCCCATTTCGCCGAACCGGCCTGGCTCTGGCTCGCAGTGCTCGGTCCCGCACTGGTCGTGGTGTTGCAGCGTTACGCAGCGCGCGCCCGGCAGCAGCAACTGGCCCGCATGGCCGCGCCGGAACTGGTTGCCGCGCTCACGCGTTCGCACAGTCCGGGCCGGCGGCGCCTGAAGGACATCATGCTCGCCCTCGCCGTGGGCGGCATCGGCCTCGCGCTGTCCCGGCCCCAATGGGGCGAGGCACACCTTGGCGAAACCCAGCTGCTTGGCGACGATGTGGTCTTCGTCCTCGATTGCTCGCGCAGCATGCTGGCGGCGGACGTGGCGCCCAACCGGTTGCAGCGCGCCAAGCTCGCGATTCTGGATTTTGTCCAGCAGCGCGGCCAGGGCCGCGTTGGCCTCGTGGCGTTCGCCGGACAGGCGTTTTTGCAATGTCCGCTGACGCTGGACTACGATGCGTTTCGCGACGCTTTGATGGCCATGGACGACAGAACCATTCCCGTCGCGGGCACGGACGTGGGGCGCGCCCTGGACGAGGCGTTCCGCGCGATGGACAAGGAGGACCGCAGCAAGCTCGTCATCCTCATCACGGACGGCGAGGACCTGGAAAAGAGCGGCGTGAAAATGGCCGAAGACCTCGCCAAAAAGGGCGTGCTGGTGTTTACCATCGGCGTGGGCACTCCGGCCGGCGCGGAGATTCAAGTGCTGAACGACCGGGGCCAGCCCACCCTGCTCCGCGATCCGCAGGGCAACGTGGTGCGCAGCCGGCTGGATGAGGCCACGTTGCGGGCCATCGCGAATGCCACGCACGGCGCGTATCATCCTCTGGGGCCGCTCGGTGAAGACCTGGCGCGCGTGCGCGCCGCGCTGGAGAACCGCATTGTCGCCGGTGAAGCCACCGCCCTGCGGAAACACGGCGTGGACCGTTTTCATCTGCCCATCGCTGCGGTATTATTGCTGGTCGTCGCGGAATCCTTGATGGGCACACGCCGCCGAACATGA
- the obgE gene encoding GTPase ObgE, with product MFIDEIKVYARAGHGGKGCVAFHREAYITKGGPSGGNGGRGGDVILEADHDLNNLIAQYYQPRLVAQEGQAGMGKGMDGKAGKDLVIKVPCGTLVWRLPSAPMAEAGSEADTPKSSGLKISTGHRPIIRTSGDERAMEVDLSAEEDATESFSLEKGELVCDLTQHGQRFTLCKGGRGGLGNRNFATARRQTPRFAQPGESGTNEGEYLLELRIVAEVGLVGYPNAGKSTLLTAISKARPKIAPYPFTTLTPQIGIVEYEDWKRLTVCDVPGLIAGAHDNVGLGHKFLRHIERCKILILLLDMAGTDNRAPWDDYKSLLDELELYDPGLLERPRYVVANKMDEPQAEANLKAFKRKIKKTPVLPISAAFDEGIDKFKKLMREAVEEAEAEA from the coding sequence ATGTTCATTGATGAAATCAAGGTCTATGCCCGCGCCGGCCACGGCGGCAAGGGCTGTGTTGCGTTCCATCGCGAAGCCTACATCACCAAGGGCGGCCCGAGTGGCGGCAATGGCGGCCGCGGTGGCGATGTCATCCTTGAAGCCGACCATGATCTGAACAACCTCATCGCCCAATACTATCAACCGCGCCTCGTCGCGCAGGAGGGGCAGGCAGGCATGGGCAAAGGCATGGATGGCAAGGCGGGCAAGGATCTCGTCATCAAAGTTCCCTGCGGCACGCTGGTGTGGAGACTGCCGAGTGCCCCGATGGCGGAAGCGGGATCAGAAGCCGACACCCCAAAAAGCTCCGGGCTGAAAATCAGCACCGGTCATCGCCCCATCATTCGCACGTCAGGCGATGAGCGGGCGATGGAAGTGGACTTGTCCGCGGAAGAAGATGCCACCGAGTCCTTCAGCCTCGAAAAGGGCGAACTCGTCTGCGACCTCACGCAACACGGCCAGCGTTTCACGCTTTGCAAAGGGGGGCGCGGCGGCTTGGGGAACCGCAACTTCGCCACCGCGCGTCGGCAGACGCCGCGTTTCGCCCAGCCCGGCGAATCTGGCACCAACGAAGGTGAATACCTGCTCGAACTGCGCATCGTTGCCGAAGTCGGCCTCGTCGGTTATCCCAACGCCGGCAAGTCCACGCTGCTGACCGCCATTTCGAAAGCGCGTCCGAAGATCGCGCCGTATCCCTTCACCACGCTGACGCCGCAAATTGGCATCGTGGAATACGAGGACTGGAAGCGCCTTACTGTCTGCGACGTGCCCGGACTCATCGCTGGCGCACACGACAACGTCGGGCTCGGCCACAAATTCCTGCGTCATATCGAACGCTGCAAGATTCTCATCCTCCTCCTCGACATGGCGGGCACCGACAACCGCGCGCCGTGGGACGATTACAAGTCGCTGTTGGACGAGTTGGAGCTTTACGACCCCGGACTGCTCGAACGCCCGCGCTACGTCGTGGCGAACAAGATGGACGAGCCGCAAGCCGAGGCGAACCTGAAGGCCTTCAAACGCAAGATCAAGAAGACGCCCGTTCTGCCCATCTCAGCCGCGTTCGACGAAGGCATCGACAAGTTCAAGAAGCTGATGCGCGAGGCGGTGGAGGAAGCCGAGGCGGAAGCCTGA
- a CDS encoding DUF5666 domain-containing protein, protein MKLNKIAVIALSAVTVGWLYTPAFAAALHSPVPVSEKTAEVKPFRGKVEAVDTTANTLTVGGKAYSISANTKLTKTGKTITLGEIAVGDQVHGLAKLTADGKSAATMVMVVPAPK, encoded by the coding sequence ATGAAACTGAACAAAATTGCAGTGATAGCTCTGAGTGCGGTGACGGTTGGCTGGCTTTACACGCCGGCGTTTGCCGCGGCATTACATTCGCCTGTTCCGGTGTCGGAAAAGACAGCCGAGGTCAAACCGTTCCGCGGGAAAGTCGAAGCGGTGGACACCACGGCCAACACGCTCACGGTGGGCGGCAAAGCCTACAGCATCTCCGCGAACACGAAGCTGACCAAAACCGGCAAGACAATCACCCTGGGCGAAATCGCCGTGGGCGATCAAGTCCACGGGCTGGCCAAGCTAACCGCCGACGGCAAGTCGGCAGCCACCATGGTAATGGTGGTTCCAGCGCCCAAATAA
- a CDS encoding DUF2442 domain-containing protein, whose product MKSANIGSATSGVEVLNVSPHGFWLMVADREYFLGHDDFPWFRKATLDQLFNVELSHGDHLYWPDLDVDLDLDRIVHPEKYPLVAGTAR is encoded by the coding sequence ATGAAATCCGCGAACATTGGCAGCGCCACTTCGGGCGTTGAAGTGCTGAACGTCTCGCCGCACGGCTTCTGGCTGATGGTGGCTGACCGCGAGTATTTTCTCGGGCACGACGACTTCCCGTGGTTTCGCAAGGCCACGCTGGATCAGTTGTTCAACGTTGAACTGTCGCACGGCGATCATCTCTACTGGCCGGATCTCGATGTGGACTTGGACCTGGATCGCATCGTTCACCCGGAAAAATATCCATTGGTTGCTGGCACGGCTCGCTGA